From the genome of Monomorium pharaonis isolate MP-MQ-018 chromosome 2, ASM1337386v2, whole genome shotgun sequence, one region includes:
- the LOC105832715 gene encoding uncharacterized protein LOC105832715 translates to MHAIERYYKINRILLKTVGLWPYDQSYVLQLQKVLFISIPVTFIFVQLLAFITKQYNTNLFLQILSFIFPVLINIIKYCLFIIQADNLKQLLEQIQADWNSLRDKLEINIIEKYACNARLFTIVLIVYCHFGILFCGIFQLLPMILDIIVPLNESRPYQLFVVTEYFLNEEKYFYITLLHEALAYTIGTTTLCATGAMIMICILHACALFEIASYRIENAIQKSTLMMPSSRREYFLYRKIVYAVVMHQRATKFIELFTSSFAPLFCILIILGVSSLSFNLFQFLQLITLTKNICQTSVVAIFILLHLNYMFVANYGGQELLNHGLKMFKATYNGLWYAAPLRTQKLLLFIMQKGTTNIGLTFGGIYVASLEGFATLISSERQYKQAYTWMK, encoded by the exons ATGCATGCGATAGAACGGTATTACAAAATCAATCGAATACTTCTTAAAACGGTTGGCTTGTGGCCCTATGATCAGTCATATGTCTTGCAACTACAGAAAGTATTGTTTATCAGTATTcctgtaacatttatttttgttcag ttgctGGCATTCATTACAAAGCAATACAATACGAATCTTTTCCTTCAAATTCTTTCATTTATCTTTCCtgttcttattaatataataaagtattgcCTTTTTATCATTCAAGCAGACAAT TTAAAGCAACTACTGGAGCAAATTCAAGCTGATTGGAATTCGTTGAGGGATAAGttggaaattaatattatagaaaaatatgctTGCAACGCAAGGCTATTTACAATAGTTTTAATAG TGTATTGCCATTTTGGTATATTGTTTTGCGGAATATTTCAACTTCTACCAATGATTCTTGACATTATCGTACCGTTAAACGAATCACGGCCCTATCAGCTTTTTGTAGTCACGGAATACTTTCTCAATgaagaaaagtatttttatattacgctGTTACATGAGGCATTAGCTTATACTATAGGAACTACCACATTATGTGCTACAGGTGCAATGATTATGATATGTATCCTACACGCATGTGCATTATTTGAAATCGCAAG TTACCGAATAGAAAATGCAATCCAGAAGAGTACATTAATGATGCCTAGTTCTAGAAGAGAGTATTTCCTTTACCGAAAGATTGTATATGCGGTTGTTATGCATCAGCGAGCCACCAA ATTCATTGAACTTTTCACATCCAGTTTTGCGCCATTATTCTGTATTCTAATCATACTTGGCGTCAGTTCTTTAAGTTTCAATCTCTTTCAA TTTCTTCAGTTAATAACactaacaaaaaatatctgcCAGACATCTGTAGTTGCTATATTCATACTCCTACATTTGAATTATATGTTTGTTGCTAATTATGGCGgacaagaattattaaatcatgGTCTAAAGATGTTTAAAGCAAC ttataacGGGCTATGGTATGCAGCTCCGTTACGTACTCAAAaactgttattatttataatgcaaaAGGGAACAACAAATATTGGTTTAACCTTTGGTGGCATATATGTTGCATCCTTAGAAGGTTTCGCTACG CTC ATATCATCTGAAAGGCAATACAAACAAGCGTACACATGGATGAAATAA
- the LOC114255569 gene encoding odorant receptor 49a — protein sequence MRLNNLSELFVPFVLFIGHFVYMFMANYCGQIIIDHSAEMLKAAYNTLWYVAPLSIQKLLLFLLKSVKDFKLEIGGMFVPSLEGFSTLVTSVMSYFTVIYSM from the exons ATGCGATTAAATAATCTCTCCGAATTGTTTGTACCCTTTGTATTGTTTATCGGTCATTTTGTATACATGTTTATGGCAAACTATTGTggacaaataattattgatcaCAGTGCAGAGATGTTGAAAGCCGC atataatacattatggTACGTAGCTCCATTATCGATTCAAAAATTGCTATTATTTCTACTAAAATCAGTGAAAGATTTTAAACTAGAGATTGGTGGTATGTTCGTTCCATCTTTAGAAGGGTTTTCTACG cTTGTCACCTCAGTAATGTCATATTTTACAGTAATATACAGTAtgtga
- the LOC105832725 gene encoding uncharacterized protein LOC105832725 produces the protein MVFTWERCYKFHQITLTILGLWPYQKSSVLRIQTIFFFSMFFAFLVFQFTIFVTTECDMEFIITELTYIFPTIIHVLSYNCFYFNSKIIKQLLEHIKLDWKTMKDNELKIIEKYTFNCYMFALYINILAGLGMLIFTIIEFIPVILDAIAPLNESRPRKLKVSYELFIDEEEYYFLYLLFEVLTVTVGIWSTITTGTFFIIIGGHCCATLKIASNLIQKAVTKNLLQLPAPHRIYFMYQNICRAVHIHRRTIKIMSTLLDSIHMWYFPLLLFGVISSSCIIFRVSNIICLY, from the exons ATGGTTTTTACTTGGGAACGCTGCTATAAATTTCATCAAATAACATTGACAATTCTTGGTTTATGGCCTTATCAAAAATCGAGTGTTTTACGAATTCaaacaattttcttctttagtATGTTTTTTGCCTTTTTGGTTTTTcag TTTACGATATTTGTGACAACAGAATGCGATatggaatttattattacagaaCTTACATATATCTTCCCCACTATCATTCATGTTTTGAGTTATAACTGCTTTTATTTCAACTCTAAAATT attaaacaattattggAACATATCAAGTTGGATTGGAAGACAATGAAagataatgaattaaaaataatagaaaaatatacatttaattgttacatgttcgcattatatataaata TTTTAGCCGGTTTAGGTATGCTTATTTTTACgattattgaatttatacCTGTTATTCTTGATGCAATCGCGCCATTGAATGAATCTCGACCACGTAAATTGAAAGTATCTTATGAACTCTTCATTGACGaagaagaatattattttttgtacttacTATTTGAGGTTCTAACAGTGACGGTTGGAATTTGGTCAACGATTACAACtggtacattttttattataattggaGGACACTGTTGcgcaacattaaaaattgcgaG caatttaatacaaaaagcaGTGACTAAAAATTTGCTGCAACTTCCTGCTCCTcatagaatttatttcatgTACCAAAACATTTGTCGTGCAGTCCACATTCATAGAAGAACTATAAa gATTATGAGTACTCTATTAGATTCTATTCATATGTGGTATTTTCCTTTGCTTTTATTTGGCGTTATATCTTCAAGTTGCATTATTTTTCGagtaagtaatataatatgtttatattaa
- the LOC105836908 gene encoding uncharacterized protein LOC105836908, which produces MNESRPRKIKINFEFFIDEQQYFYIYLIHEIILVIIGMFTIIGTGTLSMAFLKHCCATCKIASNLIENTVTKHTLSIPTCQKTHVMYQKINRAVHIHRKSLQFSTFLMNIMNKWFFFMVMISVMSLSCNLFRLLNALTALNKFSEIIMSIGLVVANFIYIFVPNFVGQSFTDHSAKIFNAAYNTMWYLAPLSIQKLLLFVMQNSLKAHNLTIGGVYISSLEGFSTLTTTAISYFTVIYTVTMK; this is translated from the exons ATGAATGAATCTCGGccacgtaaaataaaaataaattttgaattttttattgacgagcaacaatatttttatatttatttaatacatgaaattatattagtaataattggaatgtttacaataattgGAACGGGAACATTATCAATGGCGTTTTTGAAGCATTGTTGCGCAACTTGTAAAATTGCTAG TAATTTAATCGAAAATACAGTGACTAAACATACACTTTCAATTCCTACATGTCAGAAAACACATGTGATGTATCAGAAGATTAATCGTGCTGTTCATATTCATAGAAAATCTCTTCA gTTTTCTACATTTCTTATGAACATTATGAacaaatggtttttttttatggtgATGATTAGCGTAATGTCTTTAAGTTGCAATCTTTTTCGC ctACTTAACGCATTAACAgctttgaataaattttctgaaataataatgTCTATTGGTCTGGTAGTGGCtaactttatatacatatttgtaccTAATTTTGTTGGACAATCATTTACCGATCACAGCGCAAAGATATTTAATGCCGC gtATAATACAATGTGGTATTTAGCTCCATTATCAATACAAAAGTTGCTTCTATTTGTGAtgcaaaattctttgaaaGCACATAACCTAACAATTGGTGGTGTTTATATATCATCATTAGAAGGATTTTCTACG cttacGACTACAGCAATATCgtattttactgtaatatataCTGTGACGATGAAGTAA
- the LOC105836916 gene encoding uncharacterized protein LOC105836916, which produces MENVITDWNLLKTDDEFEIIKKQSDFGRVYTLFFALAVYSSLFFYSLIQFIPNFLDIIVPRNESRLHNIPLAAEYFADQQEYYLPILLHVDIIALVGFTIVISTESLITAYIRHAIGMFEVASYRIEHAFDEVLDKITSKKCSYCIKIINAVHIHRRATQFIEFIRTTFVVSYFFLLCLGVTSLTANLLRLFLATQYLNNLEECIIATLLVLGHIYYIFFGNYTSQKVIDQSTDVFHKTYVSQWYDAPLHTQKLLLFMMQQTIKGTALSVGDIFVPSLEGFATITSMSFSYFTVICSIK; this is translated from the exons ATGGAGAATGTTATAACTGATTGGAATTTGTTAAAAACTGATGacgaatttgaaattataaaaaaacagtcCGATTTTGGACGAGTATATACGTTGTTCTTTGCAT taGCTGTATACTCcagtttgtttttttattcattgatTCAGTTTATACCAAATTTTCTCGACATTATTGTACCACGAAACGAATCACGATTACATAATATACCACTAgctgcagaatattttgccGATCAACAGGAATATTATCTTCCAATTTTATTGCATGTCGACATAATAGCTCTTGTAGGATTTACCATTGTGATTTCCACTGAATCATTAATTACAGCATATATACGGCATGCTATAGGAATGTTTGAAGTTGCcag ttaCAGAATAGAACATGCATTTGATGAAGTATTGGACAAAATAACATCAAAAAAATGTTcatattgcataaaaataataaatgctgTTCACATTCACAGGAGAGCTACACA ATTCATAGAGTTTATAAGAACTACGTTTGTTGTTTCATACTTTTTCTTACTTTGCTTGGGAGTTACTTCTCTGACTGCTAATTTACTTCGT CTTTTTTTAGCtacacaatatttaaataatttagaagaaTGTATCATTGCTACGTTGTTAGTGCTTGgtcacatttattatatattttttggcaATTACACTAGCCAAAAAGTAATAGATCAAAGTACAGATGTATTTCACAAAAC atATGTGTCACAATGGTATGATGCTCCACTTCATAcacaaaagttattattatttatgatgcAACAAACCATTAAAGGTACTGCTTTGTCCGTGGGTGATATATTTGTCCCATCATTGGAAGGTTTTGCAACa ATCACCAGTATGTCATTCTCGTACTTTACAGTAATTTGTTCTATTAAATAG